GTACGACACGTGGATAGTTTTCATGTCAATTTGTACCTCTCCGTTTAAGGGCTAGAAGACATTTTTGAGTCAGTATTTGAAGCAACCTGGAAGCTTGTTCTATCATTTTTCCTAACTATATTCGGTAGCCTTTCAGTCTAACTAGATCCAGCTGAGTTCTAGTgtagtgactgcctatctgaactccttaATATGTTAATGACATACATAGCAATTGTGCATATCTACATATTCGTCATTTCATAATGAATTTCATTAGTTTTGGAAACCATTAAGAAAGTTGATTTTATGTCTAAGCATTGTAAGTGTATAAGCATTGTCATTAATATTTAACGACCAAAACTAAGCACTATCTATCTAACCACTTATCCAAACAACATACTTTGCGCAACATTTTATGAAGCAACAGAGTAAACTATCCTAGATACAAAATCTTCAGCAGACGCACACATATTTCctcgaaaatattttaataagttataAAGCTAAGCTGATctcttttctataaaataaagctgGGAAATCCCCCCTTTCCTCCCTTCTCAAGTTATTGCAGTTTGCAGTTTCAGTGTTATTATATTACGAAGTGTATGCAGCTCGGTTTAAATGATTTCATTTAGATGTACAACTTGGATTGATGAAGTTTGTTGCTTTCTTGATGATAGAAGCAAGTTTGTAGGTTTTAATGTGGTTATGGTAAGGGATTAGGTTAGGGATTAGGGTAAGAGCTTAATGGTTAAACGTAACGTAAAGTTACTTGTATGTGTCTCTTTGTTTGTAGTATCAACATGTATAAGAAAGCTGTTGATcgtttaagtatttatttatttatattaagacCCTACTCCTCTAAATAAGCAGATAGGCTACTTCCCAATCAGCCACGCTTCACGACCACTACTGGCCTGTCCCATACAGTCTGCGTTACCAAGGGATCGGCGCTCAATTAGCTGGTGAAATTGCCTCCAAGCCGGACGCTGAATAAGTTAGCCGCGTGTTAAATGTTCATTGGCCCGTCATGGGTTGGTTATAGCTTTATAGCACAGCTGTGTTGCTTTTTTAGGCTACTGGTGGAGTGGAGTAGGTTTTATAAGGGGTTTTGGTAGACTGTGGCTGctgtaatatttcaattttgtgAGAATTATCAATGATGTGCTGTACAAAATGGAGAAGATTAGGTCGAATGTCTATACTAGTATTTGTAGCTGAAGTTACTTTAAAGGCGCCTCAGGCAATATTGTCTTGTCATAATACACAAGACAATTTGTAAGGCCATTCCTTTATAAATCTTTCAAATGGAGTGTGGGTGGAGTACTTCTCAAGCAATCCGGATGAAATTGCTGGGGAAGGCTATTTTTATtgtatgaaaactttttttaatgtatatGTGCCATTTCGTTTGGTCCGCTGAGCAAAGAACCTGCTAATTATTCATCGTAAAGGCAAGCCGTTTGTTAGGACTATTTTACACATTGCCGATCAAAAATTCGCTTTTTCAAGACTATCCTTTTTAATTCCATCGTACCTACTCTTTAAAAGCAATCTACCGAACCAGTACAAACCAGTCTAATTCGCAACGTTCCTCCCGATCCCTAGAGACTCGAACTAAATTAACATCTCGTGTAAACAGCCAACTACTACTTACTAACTAGTAACGAGGCGTTAGTGGactaatctttattgtttctattCGCTAATGCACTTCACTAAGTTAGAAAGCTCATTGTACTTtgttttgtgtgaaagaatttgCTGCTTTCGTTTAATTAGGTATAGGCAAAGgagataatttatattttctttatgctaaaacataataaaggggaaaccttttttgtttgtttgtaccctaaagggaccaaaaatactgaaccggTTTGAAATAATCTTAGACTCTTGGAAAGCACtcttagctatattttatccgtagTTCCCAGCGTAAAACCGAGGGGAAATATAcctagtaaaaaaaatcttactatttattttttcgcACACTCTTAACTTTAAAATTGGCTGCAATAAAGTGATTTTCTTCTCTTTCATTAGCGTTGTACAACCTAACGCCATAATTCAAAATTACCTAATACATATCTATAAAAGATCATTGCATTATTTCCAAGGTATGAAAGAGTCATCAGATAAGCCCCGTCTCGGTATAAAACAGATTGTTTACCCATCTACGGATCTCAGCGAGCGCAGCTTAACCTAAATTGAATGCACCTGTTACTAAGCCGCGAGCGATCTATCGCACACTTACGTATATTAAAACAAggcgttttcccgcggtttcacctgcatctgCCCgagaactactacccgtactcggataaaatatagcctttgatACTCAAGAAAAGTAAAGCTTCCCAACagtgcaagaatttttcaaattggtcccaTACTTTCGGAGCGTTTAGggtacaaactaacaaacaacaaaaatgttttctctttacattatattagtttagatataGATTACCTCAACTGAAAGTGGCAAAAAGAAGCTTCAATCTTGCTAATAGATAATCTGCTAACCGTGAAAGCTTGtcctaattacataatttagtaAAACCATCATGCTTGGCACACATAGCAGCCACCTAATTGCTCCGTCTATCGCGGGGATATTAAATTCCTGCCTTTTAGCCTAGATGAAAATAACTGGCAATCCGTATGAGACTAATATTGGTGATGAAGTTCGTGGATTTAAGTGTGTTGTCAGTTGACAATGTTTCTGCGTATTGCTTGGAgataatttgtttaatattgcaCCTGGATTGTGTTGTTGTTTTAGGACCAAATGACTATTTGTGTGTCAAACTGTCATAttgattaatcgatttatttatctgaaaaatatatttatgagaAACACGAGAAAAGAGATAGGCCAAACCAATCACTTTTAATCAAAACgtttcaaattgtttaatttggCTACTTTGAAAAACGACCTATAACCACATTGAAGCTTCCTTTGGAGATTACACACCAAACTTGTTCTCATGAGTTTTGGAATGATTAAGTAGGTGTTTGTCGTTCTTAGCTCGACAAACATACTAACTTTCCTAAAGATATAGGCAGGCAGTTAACCCCGGTACCCTTTACAAGTAATACGGAGCGACTGCAAGCAATTACTCGCTGGCTATGCCTAACTAATAGTTTTACTTAGTTACGACACTCTATGGGGATATGATAAAGTCTGAAGCACGGCTGAAGTCGATTGAAGTTTATGTGAAGATTGAAGTGTTTTGGATGAATAGCGATTTTATGCTCTTTAATTTTGGAAACACTAGGTATGTGTCCCTATTTGTCGTTCTTAGCTATGCAAACTTCAATATACTAGGTACATCAAACTAAACTATTcatttacaacttttaaaaaaagCCAACTGTTACTGCAGTTACCAAGGCGACTGCAACTTTATTACAAGCAAACTTTCCCCATACATCCCGTATCGCCTAAGATATAGGCAGGCAGTTAGCCCCGATACCCTTTACAAGTAATACGGAGCGACTGCAAGCAATTACTTGTTGGCTATGCCTAACTAATAGTTATACTTAGTTACGGTAGTCTATGGGTGTGTGATAAAGTAAAGTCTAGTAAACTGAAGTTGAGCAATGTGATTTGTGGAAAGTATAGGTTTTTCTAGACAGTCTTACCATTGCCTCTGTGACATTCTGataaattatcatattaattTTGGAGGCTGTCTCAAATGGTCACAGCTGGAAGGTCATTGAAGTTGCTGTTCAAGATCGAAGGAAGCAAAAAAGCCTTCTGCGAGCCTTATATCTCTGATGATGAATAACATGGTGCCATCATCGTCATTACTTTATAAAATTTGCAGTGGGTTTTATATTAACTGTGCGAGGATACAACGCGTAGAaactacacattttttttacactgCAGTTTATACATGGTTCCTAGTAGTTTAATATGGTAGGAcaaggaagtttttttttaatcgagtacctgagaatgttttttttttggttcaatTTATTGATACAAGTACAGTTATTTCCTCAGACTGCTTGTGTTCTaacttttataaagtttttcttGGTTGTAGCTTAGGTACGACTTTATACCTTGTTCAGTACTTTGTTCTAAAGTTAGTTTCCTCAGTTGACTCGTACAACTTACACGGCGGAACTTCTTGATATAAGGGCTCCCTTTACCTTTATTTAACTAGGTTCACCTTGACTTCAACAGATGTGgctaaataagatttttatttggtttttatacTAAGGTTTGTAAGACAATTGCCTAGATTAATGTGTTTTgtggaaattaataattttaaaaaatgtgtcggggtgaataaataaaacagcaatatcaaattacaaaataaaaatgtctttaaTGGAGCGTccacaaataaaacatgaaaacaaaCATGAGGACTCACTTACctaaatatacaataatattaaaaacaatacgaTAATGTACTTAATGCTAGtttcctttaataaataaatgcaattaataACTTACGAAATGCAAATATAAGCCTTAATTACGActgcttattatttttctacgaaactaaaaaaaagttttgtaaaaaaaagagCCAAGTACCTCAAAATTAATCTTTGGCATGAAATGACTAGAATTTCAAGAGATCGAAAAATACAGTCgacattttttcaaataatatttattgcactGCCCGAAGTCAGTcttctaataaatattaaaattatattctgacTGAAATTCAAGATATTAACTACACTTTGGCAGCGGGGGCACAGCGATGTACtaataagttattaataaaaactaaataatatttatattcgcGAACAATCAGAAAATGCAATGGTATTATACAATGCgtgtaacatttatttacttttaatgtagAAAAAGAAATAGCTCCGTctttataatttaatcaaaaatgttatatttgtatTCGATTTTTGAAATACGAGTtcagtataataaatattttactttcagaATGACCATTTAAGAGCCAATTTTTCGGAACTTTTCTGTTGTTTTACTATTTCTTTTTCTACATTCAAAGTGtcatttaatattactttatatTAGTGACGGTCAAGTGAATTCTACAACTCTACTAAcgattagttttaattataaaattctatGACTAAATGTGTGACTACCTTACATTGGTGATAAATGGTATATgacattgaaaaatatgttttgatgaTATGAGAGCTAATATGTCGGATTTATTCACAGATTGGTCCTTACATTCAACTAATGGGAAATgggaatattttgtaataaaattaaaggattTATTACCCTTGATTATAGAAAAATACACGACTTACATCAGCTTATTGTTTGGTAACTTTTATATTTGCTTTTATATTCAGAAAGAATATATGAAAACCCTCAATGACTGATACACTGGGACAGGAAGGTTGattaatcacatttttttataattaaggaGTACACAAAAAGTATTTCTATCTACCAGGTTCAACATCAAGAACGTAGTCTCCGAAACTGTATCATAAAATCCTAAGTCCTAACATTGTATTTATCAACAATCCTATTGCTATCCGGTGAATCGTCAGcaaattttatttcgtttgaCGAATCCGAATTTTCATCGGCAAACTTTATGTCAGCAAAATCGTTTCTTTTAAAGTATCGGCATCTTTTCTTTGGCTTCGTTAACTCTTTTCAAAGTCGAAGTGTCGAAGTCACTCCGATTCTCTTTTCTGTGGACTCTGACTGGCGATCGTGTTAGCGTCAGATCCTTCATTTGTATCGTCACGGGACTTTCGGCTTTCTTCTTCTTGTTTCTCTTAGACATTTTGGGTGAGTTTTGCAAATCACTGATGCTGAAGTTGAGGGGGTGTATTATGTTGCCTTTCTCGATGACTTTGCGGAAAGATTTGATGGACTCGTTGGATCTGTTGATGCGGTTGTCCGGGTTCCTCTTCAGAGTGCTGGAAGATGGTCTGTCTTCGGGTGACTCAGTGTTGCTGCCGGGGTCTGGGTGAAGTTCTTTTGGAAGAATCTCCTGTGAACGAACAGTTTCATAAGAAATCAATTATAACTAAAGGGTGAACTGAAGTAAATGAAGAAAATGTGAAAGCGACATAGTTGAAAGTCGACTAACCTCATAAATTGGCACCTTATTTTCATCAATTTCCTTAAGAATGTCGCCTTCTTCAAGCGGTGGTATCCAAACCAGGAACGCTGGATCCATTCCCAAGTACGAGCCAGGAACTGAACCTGTGACAAATGACAAttcagtttctttttaattaattttctaggTAAAAGGTAGATTCAGGGACCTCTGTCAGTTGCAGATAGGATCAAGTTATATAACTAAATGATACGGCCATGTCGCTTTTATCAACTTGGCGTGCACTACCGTGCCCCCATGTAAGAATAGTATACATTTAAAACTCACTCACTTTTCacgaaataaatactttaaaaaatcgaattattttaaaattgttggcTACATAATCACGGTTACTGAAAACCTTACCAGCATTATTGACTTCGTAATCATAATAGTCTATCTCCATCTCCGGGTGCGAAGTAAGGCTGAGGTCAGACCGCAGCAGGCGACGGTTGCAAGACTCCTTCGTGTGCTTCGGATTGTCCCTGATGCGAGCTGCTGACACGCCGCTTAGCGCTGGTGAGTACCAACCCTAAGAGGAAGAACAAaagatatataatattaaaggaaaactataaatttaaaataaaactatagctGGAAGAAGATGAAGAACGGAACAGTTTCTGGAAAATCGCAATTATGATATCAGCCGTTGTTATTACGAAACTTTTATAGTCATCTAGGTGTCCTGAGAGAGAACagttgaattgagaacctcctcaaATTAGGAGTtggtttgaaaagtttttggttgtaatgaatcaAATAATTGATAACATTTCTGGTTACAAGGATATCATCAAATTGGCGATACTCTTCCAAGATTTATCTTAAAACTTGGAACTATTGGAACCATTTTGAAATTCAACTAAATTCCACAGTCCATAATTTTCACCAAAGAACAGATTATTTACTCCACACTACCACTCACGTTAGTCAGTGTAGCTGCAGACGTTGAAGAAGAGGCTCTGCTCACACTGCGATCCTTGTCCCACATGCTGTCCCTGTCCTTCTCGCTGCAGCTGTCCCTTTCACTCACGCTACTCACGCTGGTGCTCATTTCCACTGCCAGCGAGTCCGTCGTTGATTGGGGTGGGGATGTTATCTGAATCGATGGAGAGGTATAAGTAACGGGTAAATAATATGTTCATCAGAAGACTGTCATGAACTATGTTGATCAATCTTCTAACTTGCTGTTCAACGCGGTTTATTCACGTTATAGGGGAACTACTAAAAAGCACATAAAAATGGTTTGTCCTTCTGCTCTAGGCTAGCTGTGTATCGAAATTTCAAGCGCGGCAGACAGAGTTTATAATAAAGATTTCTAAAAAAACTACAGACAAACAACAGCATTGAAAAAAGTTGAAAGACGTCTTCAGAGGCTAACGGCGTGTATAATATTCCCAGTATTGATAGCATTGCTGGACGCCACGATATCTGTTATGAAAATGGCATGCCactttaaatgtaggtaccacCAACCAAACAAGAAAACTGTCAGAAACAATAACATACCTGTGGCACAGCAGTCACATTAGTCACAGACACGGTATGTGATCTCCTCAGAGGTGACGGCGTGTGAATAACATTCCCGGTCACAGGAGCACTGCTAGAAGACACTGTTTCTGGAGTGACAGTGGCTTGACTTGCGACGCTGTCTGCGCTGGCTACGCTTGTGTTGTCGTTCGCGTCCGCTTCAATGTCCGTTGTTGGGTCTTCTTCGTCCCTAAATATAAGATTAGTATGTATGGGATGAACTTGGTTTGCATACATTACAGTCTACAACGAGGGAACCAATACATAGGTTGTCTGCTTATGCatatgtttttagttttgaacAGCTTCTGTCAGCGAGTTTGTCCGCGTTATGTTACGATTGAACGAAAGAGGAATAGCAAACAAGGAAAGAACAAAGTTTATAAAATTCAAAGACATCAACGTATTCGTGATTGTCGTCGTCATTAGGTACAATCGTCATCGTCGTCACCCCATCATCATTATTGCTTCTCGTCATTGTTCACCAAATCatcaaattcacaaaataatcaaCTATTCTTATCCTCCATTGTACTCGACTGTACCATCATTTAGTTATACCCGTAGGTACCAATACGTGCTCAAACAATAGAGTCATAGTTAACGGTGTACTCTCGCGAAGTCAagtgtttgttaattaattatttctttcgTCCCACTTCACTGAAGGGTCTCTTTGAGAATTTCAAGTGGCCTCTAATTAAAGGTTAAGGATATTCTAAAGTAATTTTGTGTCGACCGATATTTATAACTTTCCTTTCTTTTGCTTCTTTTTTGTAAACTTCGTACGctgaagaaatataaatatttaagggCCATTTATTGAAAGTTATAAGCTGGGTACTGAGTTAACCTGTAACTAAGTTCAGAAGGACGGTAGCTTTATGTAAAACACGTAtaggaaacaaaaactaaaaatacatgtGAGAGTAaacacgtttttattattttaaaattgtttattgtatttttttaatcaacttcCGGTTTATGAAAGTATCGTATTTGATTTCTTGTTACCCCCACTTACTACCGAATCGTAGTATAAAAGTGGGCGCACACGTGTCGACGGATCAGAAGTTGTTCGACTGCGGACACGGCACAATAGTGCTCTGAACTGTCAGGTAATATTACTCATGTTTATTTGTACTGTCGAATTGCTGTTCTACCGCTTATTTAGTTTGTGCCTAATTATTAGCTGTGTTTAGTAAATGTGtttcagtaaattaatttaataaattattatgaatatttaaattgtccTTTTTTTACCGTTGATTAGTACTAGTTCTCTCACATACATAGTCGGATGGTTCTCATTCGACCATATAAGGAACAGTCACATTTCTGCCTAAAAAAAGATGCTGTGTAGTTTTGTTATGTGTTAATGTAAGATTAAATTAATAGAGCTGCTATCGATAAAGTTGTCCTTTCAACAATTTAATGAGGATTTCCATAACTTGCGTTGTTTtacgattagagattgaattttgaaattttcacCATATACAggatataatttataaaaatccgCAGTTACAAGATCCAATAAAAAACCTTATCACACTAACCTCTGCTCCACATGTTCAGAGTTCCTATCGGAGTCCCTCAGCCTGGTGTGCCTGGTCTTCCCCGAAGGTAGCAGCCTGCGCAGTGACACACCACCGCCTACTACTTCGGAGAGTAGCGTGCTGCGTGAACCTGATGCTGCCCCTCCCAGTTCTAAGGAGGCTGAACATGCTGTGGAAGATGAtgagaatttattatttatgatagtcctggaaagcacgttaaattggtgggtcccggctgtcttttgaacatctttggcaggtCTGTGGGTGGGCAGATTCCAGAAGAAAACAGTTTTACCAAGGGTCTTTCTATTGGATTGCCATATCGACTGTATGTATTCCTTGTCAGCTGAAGGCAGTTAGTTTGCTGacacgtcaaaaatcatcaaatgactcctctcgCTGTGCTGTGTGTGTTGAATGACATTGATACTGCTTAATTATGTTGCCAATGTAAAGCATAATATCTTATACTCAAAGcccatattttattgaaaagtagGTAGTATCAGTGTTATGCGTGTATTATTCCATAAAAATATCTAGATTCTTCTACTCACCATCACTATCAGTAAGCGAGTCCTTATCCGCAGCTCTCTGGTACGCCCTCGTCCGGTGCGCTGAATGCAGCGCTAGACACAACGCAGCCAGCGCTGCAGCGGCTGCTAGTGCGACGACGGCCACGCGCGCCTCCGCCCGAGCGCCACCAGAGGCCGCCACTCATTGATGCCCAAGCTGCTGATGCGTTGCGGATTGGCTCTGTGTAACAACGTATTATTATCTAACAGTTCCTAAAAAGTCACAGGTGAAAAACtttcaaattgtttaatttaactaTTTTTGTTGATTGGTGATAGGACATCAGACTTGTTATCCAAGATTGAAAGGAAATCGATTGTGTAGGAATCTGCGGGCTTTTTGTCCCTGATGAGGGATAACTGAATGTTATCATTATCGTTATAACGCTAGTTGATGCTGCAGCTGCAGGTTTGATTGATTTATGGCTCCTTGCAAAATAAGCCGTTGCATAAAAGCAACGGCATTGAAGATGCTacttttagtagatatttaatttgaacattCTGATTTATATATTACTTAGTATCTTCTCACTATTTAATTTCACCTGCATTACATAATGAGTTCTGTTCCATTTTTCACAGTTTGTACATTTGGACTCTTCTCATATTCTCTCTAACGTCTCTGTCTATAATGCCTGTAATATCTCACCCATCTGCGTGGCATGAGCCAGGAATCCGCCGGCGCAGCGGTCGCTGGTGTCATCAGACCGCAGTTCCACGAGGATGTGGCGCCCACCAGCTATCTCTATGACGCCACTGCCATCTGTTGTGGACTCCACGTCTCCGGCAGTCTACAAGAGAGAAAGAACATTAAAGTTCAGATATTTTGAAGACCCTTAAGTACTCTTTTCATAATGCTCCACTTTAAATGCAATCACCGTCCTATTACAATCACGTGCTATGGTGCGTTTAAATCAGCCGTGTGGGCCGCCAGATTGCAGGGTGGCACACGCCCTTCTGTGttgattcataaaaataaatcatcggCTCTTTCCGGCTCAATTTAAAATGccctatacatatgtacatacatactttgatattttcaatattcagTCGTGGTAAGTCAAAAAAATCACGTATGGCTATGTACTTTATAGGTTAGACAAGATTGCAAGGAACAATGCCTACGCGCCAGCTAAAAACATAGCTATAAAACGCCAACTTACCACAGCAGTACTATCAGGTCCATCCCAGGAGGCGAGGAGAGGTGAACCCAAGGAGTCTCCATCTCTGGCCCGGAGTGACTGACCAGCACACGGAAGTCGCACTGCCTCCATACGCAGTCTCACTACTAGACCTTCTTCAGCCTACGGTGAAGACATtacgtaaattaaaaatataaaatgtgtactctttttatctttttgattGAACTATAGCCATAATAAGTGAAGATAGACCACGGAAGGCCTTTCGTGGTTTAACCCGCGGCCCAAATGAATCACTTCTCGCTATCGGTAAAAAATTGTTCATTTACATGTTCATGACAATATAATGTTAGGTATTCTGATAATATAAGTGTGGAAGAGTAAAAACACATACATTTATCTACACATCTAAACTTTTAGGTTTGTAAAGTCTTCATGATTAGTTAATTACCTAAGTTCATAACCAATGGCTAGGTATTATTCCGACCAATACTGATTGTAGTAAAGTTACAATACAATACGATTGAACATCAATTTCTatgaataaacaataacttttaattgaaatcaaaCTAGAACAGATCAGTTGGAACGGAATCGTTTTAGTAAATTTATTACGTGTAAACGgttatattgaaatgaaatattcaatttagTTTTGACAGTTGGTTTGAACCCTtagctcaaaaactactggtccgatttatcCAATTATTTTAGATTCCGttttaaattatctattttaaaaaaagtagtttaaatggctgttttttgttaaatgtcGTGGGAAATAGTAGCCCGGATACGCGAGTGAAGTCGAGGGCGGAACATAATTCATAAAATCAGTCTTAAACATCTTTGTAAGTTATTTCTGTCTATCcacagaaaaaatatgaattgtaataaagtcAGACTGCCTAAGGCATTTCTCATATTACCCATTTACAAAGCTTTATAGGTTTacatacagaaataataataaaaaggttaACAAGTTACCACAAAAAGCCTCAATACCTATTTTTATCCAGAAATTTTCCGTGAAAACGTTACATTCAAAAACAAAGCCAAGCCGTAGAAAATCAAAAC
This genomic window from Helicoverpa armigera isolate CAAS_96S chromosome 13, ASM3070526v1, whole genome shotgun sequence contains:
- the LOC126056081 gene encoding LOW QUALITY PROTEIN: uncharacterized protein LOC126056081 (The sequence of the model RefSeq protein was modified relative to this genomic sequence to represent the inferred CDS: inserted 2 bases in 1 codon; deleted 1 base in 1 codon) gives rise to the protein MRRVPLAALLRVIIIAGGANFVNPYVSEDRVDLNQVWVEIPSTLVALGGDVHIRVHGTSGGGLKVRIAREDDDGRALLATMPLALDAENRMTLPCGYFSRGGTYYLELISDKDPYLPDYDNTTEVKRNIDNKVKRDVSDGSLMETGDSVVKSWKFDVMWPTANLDVTPEQIQTYPERQVMALLEFPRVVCTPIESSADFWLELLYCGHSSGGAVLCDGKNTSSHAHVLYSEQMHGFPGRRTMTLRCELFGQAGDYALTLRPAAAAGPQDLATAFIKADWSEQFVLNVHGGSVFPCGDGVRVLFQYPECVLEGADRVRVFGRDADRLRYVAERRVRRGQHTASFDCRLFSERYPEYCFVYVSQAVTGAVADVRMDCLPTMPLSADGGAGGWGAWSAWSACPAPAHCSTRTRSRHRFCDSPPPAYGAKLCEGQAVELAACECAARPWAGDSTMVVAEVGARCRCGCVLHLAPAARLLAGSARACPARSFWLLQAEEGLVVRLRMEAVRLPCAGQSLRARDGDSLGSPLLASWDGPDSTAVTAGDVESTTDGSGVIEIAGGRHILVELRSDDTSDRCAGGFLAHATQMEPIRNASAAWASMSGGLWWRSGGGARGXVVALAAAAALAALCLALHSAHRTRAYQRAADKDSLTDSDACSASLELGGAASGSRSTLLSEVVGGGVSLRRLLPSGKTRHTRLRDSDRNSEHVEQRDEEDPTTDIEADANDNTSVASADSVASQATVTPETVSSSSAPVTGNVIHTPSPLRRSHTVSVTNVTAVPQITSPPQSTTDSLAVEMSTSVSSVSERDSCSEKDRDSMWDKDRSVSRASSSTSAATLTNGWYSPALSGVSAARIRDNPKHTKESCNRRLLRSDLSLTSHPEMEIDYYDYEVNNAGSVPGSYLGMDPAFLVWIPPLEEGDILKEIDENKVPIYEEILPKELHPDPGSNTESPEDRPSSSTLKRNPDNRINRSNESIKSFRKVIEKGNIIHPLNFSISDLQNSPKMSKRNKKKKAESPVTIQMKDLTLTRSPVRVHRKENRSDFDTSTLKRVNEAKEKMPILKRNDFADIKFADENSDSSNEIKFADDSPDSNRIVDKYNVRT